The nucleotide sequence ATTGCTAATCTTTCAACACCCAACCCAAGGTTCATAACTGGCACATCAATGCCATATTTAGCTAAAGCAATTGGGGAATAGACTCCAAAGGTAGCGACCTCAATCCACTCCCCTAATTTTGGGTGATAAGCATAAACCTCTGTCTGAGTTTCTGGAGTGTAGTATTTGCTTTTCTTCTCATCTGGCTTGAACTTAAATTTTGTAAATCCAAACTGCTCTAACAACCCCTCAGCAACTATTTTCCCATCATCTATACTAACATCTTCACCAACAACAACACATGAGGCAGAGTGATAAGTCATTAAATGGCTTCTATCCTCTCTTTGCTCTCTCCTGAAGCACCTATCAATTGAAAACAACTTTAATGGTAGTTTTCTCTTTTTTATTAAATGGCTTAGAGTTATAAACCATCCGGATGTCATATGGCTTCTTAAAGTTAATGTTGATGCCTCCGGTTTTAAATCCTTAAATTCAGGAAATGCAGTTTCTAAAACTTTTAATCCCATCTCATTACTTACATTTAACGCCTTAGCAATCTCAAAAACCAAATCGTCTCCATCTATGGCTCCTTTCTTATATAAGTGAAGAACTTCCCTTAAACTCTCTTTTTTTTCTTCATTTATATCTACACCTAATTTCTTTATAATTTCAACCTTCTCATTCCCTAAACCAACATCAGGTCTTGGCAATCCAGCTAAGTAAAAACATCTATCTAAAACTGCCATTGCTTCTGGTCCAAATTGCTTATAAATCTCTACTTCATCAACAATGACTGGATTAATCATCTCTTCAAATCCCATTCTAAGATAAGCTTGCCTTAATTTCTCTATTGTTTCCATTACAGGGTGTGGTTTTCCATACATTGGTTTTGCTCTTGGATATCTCTCATCTATATGCTTATCCCTTATTAATTTCTTTGTCTCTCTCCAAGCCTTTTCAAAATCTTTCTCTGCCAATTCTAAAACCTTCTTTGTGTCAAATCTCATTTTATCATCCCTTAATTTTAATTTCTTCTAAAATCTCTTTAATTGCTAATAAATCTAAATTTTTAAGCTGATTAAATCAGGTCTTGGTTTTTTAAATTTATACTCTTCTCTACAAATATCACAGAGTTCTCTAACTCCAATATTTATTACATCATCACTTCCAGGCAACACTCTAATAAATATCCAATCATCTCCAATATTATAACTTTTAGCTAAATCCTCCAACTTATTTAAAATCTTCTCTTTAAATATTTCAACATCATCAATAAACAATCCTCTAACTGTGAGCATTATTCCTACACAGGAACATTTTGAGGCAAAGACATCCATTTCTGAGATAAAAATTTCTCTACCTAAAAGTTTTATAAAAAACTTCTCAATCTCTTCTCTATCATTTAAAATTTTATTCTTCAACCTTTCACCTTTAAAGCGTTCTCTGCCAATTCCTTACAAAAATTGCATTTACTGCATAATTTATTGCATGATTTCCACTGCTCTATAGCTCCATCTAAAGCTCTATTATCCAAATAATAGAAATGCTCTAACTCTCTTGGACAGTCTAACAATTCCATCAAGTTACCATCCCATCTCTCACTTAAATAGGCGTTTATAACTCTTTTTATCCACCCAATTGGATGACTCCTTCCAGATATTTTAAATATATCAACTAAGTTTTTATAATGCTTTAAATCCTCTGGTCTTATAAATGGGCTTTTTATTATCAACTCTTTCTTTTTAATTCTTAGATTTATGCATTTATTGTAATAATAATCATCTAAAGCAGGGATGTTTTGAGCATTTACATGAGAAAAGAAATTAAAGTGCTGTATTCTCATAGGGCATTTATACAAACAAGCTTCGTTAACTAAAATTTTTAACTTACAGGTTACATTTTCTTTAATCTCCTGTATTATATCAAAATGTCTATTTATTGAGCTGTCTAAGGTTATTGCATAAACTTCCTTTTCATCCCAAAACATAGCTTTATCTAAGCTATCAACTAAGGCAATACATGAGACATTAACATCCAATCCATTATTTTTGGCTAAATCAACTAAGTAGGGGTCTGATAAGGCAACACTATCAATGCCAATGTTTTTTAATTGGCTAAATATCCAGTTTATATAGCTAATCCCTTTTGGTGTTAAATGTATTCCCCCAATGCAGGAAGCGTTTATGACTACCTCAAATCTAATGTTGTTTTTCTTTGTATAAGCAACTTGTTTAGCCAAGTCTTCAAAATTTGGTTTGTATAAAGTTGCTCTTCCAGTCCCTATAAACTCTGGAAATCCCATATACACTTCAAAACTTTCTTTTCTTAGCTTTTTATTTATTCTTCTAAGTTTATTAATCTCATCTACAATAATTTTTAATGATTCAAAATTTCCTGGATGAGGAATAGAGAACAATTTGAATCACCATCAATTGTTTTGAAGTAAATTAATAAAGCAAAAAAGAAAATATAGTTTTTTGCAAAACTTATTAAAATTAAAAAGGCATATTTGAAGCTCTTTAGAGCTTATTAAAATTAAAAAGGCATATTTGAAGCTCTTTAGAGCTTCAAATATGCCTTTTTAATTTTAATAAGTTTTGCAAAAAACTATTTGGTTATTCCTCATCTTTAACATAGTTTCTTAAAATTCCAATGCCTTCTATTTCACATTCTACAACATCTCCTGCCTTTAATTCACCAACTCCTGGTGGTGTGCCAGTTGAAATAATATCTCCAGGATATAGTGTCATTATTGAAGAGACAAACTCAACCAATTCATAAACATCAAAAATCATATTTTTTGTGTTTGATTTCTGTCTTATCTCTCCATTAACCCTACATTCAATATTTAAGTTCATTGGGTCTATGTCTTTGACTATTCTTGGCCCTATTGGACAAAAGGTATCGAATGATTTAGCCCTTGTCCATTGCCCATCTTTCTGCTGTAAATCCCTTGCTGTTACATCGTTTAAAATTGTGTAACCCATTATGTAATTGTCAGCTTCTTCTTTTTTAAT is from Methanocaldococcus bathoardescens and encodes:
- the sepS gene encoding O-phosphoserine--tRNA ligase is translated as MRFDTKKVLELAEKDFEKAWRETKKLIRDKHIDERYPRAKPMYGKPHPVMETIEKLRQAYLRMGFEEMINPVIVDEVEIYKQFGPEAMAVLDRCFYLAGLPRPDVGLGNEKVEIIKKLGVDINEEKKESLREVLHLYKKGAIDGDDLVFEIAKALNVSNEMGLKVLETAFPEFKDLKPEASTLTLRSHMTSGWFITLSHLIKKRKLPLKLFSIDRCFRREQREDRSHLMTYHSASCVVVGEDVSIDDGKIVAEGLLEQFGFTKFKFKPDEKKSKYYTPETQTEVYAYHPKLGEWIEVATFGVYSPIALAKYGIDVPVMNLGLGVERLAMIIYGYEDVRAMVYPQFYEYKLSDRDIAGMIRVDKVPILDEFYNFANELIDICIANKDKESPCSIEVKREFNFNGEKRTIKVEIFENEPNKKLLGPSVLNEVYVYDGNIYGIPPTFEGVKEQYIPILKKAKEEGVSTNIRYIDGIIYKLVAKIEEALVSNVDEFKFRVPIVRSLSDINLKVDELALKQIMGENKVIDIRGPVFLNAKVEIK
- a CDS encoding DUF5402 family protein — protein: MKNKILNDREEIEKFFIKLLGREIFISEMDVFASKCSCVGIMLTVRGLFIDDVEIFKEKILNKLEDLAKSYNIGDDWIFIRVLPGSDDVINIGVRELCDICREEYKFKKPRPDLISLKI
- a CDS encoding peptidase U32 family protein translates to MFSIPHPGNFESLKIIVDEINKLRRINKKLRKESFEVYMGFPEFIGTGRATLYKPNFEDLAKQVAYTKKNNIRFEVVINASCIGGIHLTPKGISYINWIFSQLKNIGIDSVALSDPYLVDLAKNNGLDVNVSCIALVDSLDKAMFWDEKEVYAITLDSSINRHFDIIQEIKENVTCKLKILVNEACLYKCPMRIQHFNFFSHVNAQNIPALDDYYYNKCINLRIKKKELIIKSPFIRPEDLKHYKNLVDIFKISGRSHPIGWIKRVINAYLSERWDGNLMELLDCPRELEHFYYLDNRALDGAIEQWKSCNKLCSKCNFCKELAENALKVKG
- a CDS encoding fumarylacetoacetate hydrolase family protein — its product is MDIKEINPTKIICVGLNYIDHAKELNMEIPEYPIIFLKPTSAIIYNEDYIIKPKISKRVDYEVELAIVIGKKGKNIKKEEADNYIMGYTILNDVTARDLQQKDGQWTRAKSFDTFCPIGPRIVKDIDPMNLNIECRVNGEIRQKSNTKNMIFDVYELVEFVSSIMTLYPGDIISTGTPPGVGELKAGDVVECEIEGIGILRNYVKDEE